GAATACCTCGTCCTGGCTCTTCAACGGCACGGCGATAAACGACGTGACCATCATGGTATCGGGAATAGTCTGGATGAACGATTCGTCCTTCATCGTATCGGGGATATAAATCAATTCCCCGCTCTCGACCACTTTACCGAGCAGGCCTTCGCCCATCGCTATCTTTTCACTTTTCAGTTTTTCTATAATAACCGATTCCGTCAATGTCATTCCGACCACCACCTTAAACTGGCGGGTAGGCGGATATAACCCGTTGACATACTTGACGTTCAATCTGCCGGTCACATCGTCGCGCAGAAGAACCGTACCCCCCCGGCAATTCGCGCCGGTCACGGAGGAGTCCACTATTTCCTTAACGATCATATCCAAATCGAAGTCGCCCGCGCCGATAATCGCGCTGATGTCGCGCATCAGTTTGATAATCATATCGCGTTCGTTCGCGAGACTTTCCACCGCTTCTTCAATATCGTGGATATACTGCGCATGAACCCGGTACGCGAAGATCGAGAAGAGGATGAGACCTACCAGATCGATAGCAAACCATATCAGTCCGCTCGAATAGTAACTCACCGTCATCGACCCGATATACACCACTATCTGAATAAACAGGTAGAAATAAAGTATCTTTTTATTCTTATCGATGTATTCCAGCAAATTCGCAATATACCCGAATGTCGAATAAATCGCGAGGAGCGCGAATACCATCAGGATTATTTTCCAGAGCACAAATATCGCCCTGCCGGCCCACCCCTTCATAAACTCGATAAACGGGCTTCCTGAATCATAGAGGTTCAGCGTCATACTTTCCGTTTCTTTATCTTTATCACGTAATAGCTGGTAAGGGATCGGCTCGTCGACAGAAAGGTCTATCGGCTCCCAGCCCTTTTCGGTTACAAAGAATTTATCGCTGTTACTCCCGGATAGCTCGCGCACCGCTTCGGTGATTTTCACAGCGGACTTCGACTGCATGGATAAGAGGATCACACCGCCGCCGATTATCACCAGCAGCAATACCTGTATCCATTTCATCGCATTGATAGCGCCGACCTTTTCGGTCTCGGCTTTCTTACGGCGGAGAATAAAAATATAACTTAACACGATTACAAACAGCGTCT
Above is a window of Brevinematales bacterium DNA encoding:
- a CDS encoding GAF domain-containing protein, with protein sequence MDSSLFFWIEAIIAVFMGFLMILNYWNYKKKTDTADIFKSLFFVFMIIVFKSALYIGINFTDVLWYAFQKDNAVVVGDIIFGIVKPEYNIPNQVPPLPLYEFKFFIWQLAETLFVIVLSYIFILRRKKAETEKVGAINAMKWIQVLLLVIIGGGVILLSMQSKSAVKITEAVRELSGSNSDKFFVTEKGWEPIDLSVDEPIPYQLLRDKDKETESMTLNLYDSGSPFIEFMKGWAGRAIFVLWKIILMVFALLAIYSTFGYIANLLEYIDKNKKILYFYLFIQIVVYIGSMTVSYYSSGLIWFAIDLVGLILFSIFAYRVHAQYIHDIEEAVESLANERDMIIKLMRDISAIIGAGDFDLDMIVKEIVDSSVTGANCRGGTVLLRDDVTGRLNVKYVNGLYPPTRQFKVVVGMTLTESVIIEKLKSEKIAMGEGLLGKVVESGELIYIPDTMKDESFIQTIPDTMMVTSFIAVPLKSQDEVFGVLSIVDDNRSFLESDVSLIETLGEQAAITIKQIQMYKEILDKKQAEKELSVAGEIQSSLTPHTFPEADKFEMFAFSIPAKGVGGDYYDYINFGNNKIAVTMF